From one Treponema denticola genomic stretch:
- a CDS encoding iron-sulfur cluster-binding domain-containing protein produces MSDLKTLIISRMENGANILNELAVSKRIGKDITVDASAVEKKINQYHPNIMKLIVSETENIGNYAKKICFVSETGFLPIFEAGQYINLFVQIEGVRTSRPYSLSSSPKEKSYFEIIVARQEKGFVSDYLINNVKAGDRFEANGPAGVFHFNPVFHHKRQVFLAGGSGITPFLSMSREILHAGLDREVYLIYGTRNEELAINHEELTRLSAEFKNFHYSLVVSNDPECKKYRTGFIDAECIKALVPDYKNATYYICGPEIMNQFCSKALTEIGILPKHIRREMFGARQDIQNEPGWPENLSGKETFTIKVGDRKIPALSGESVLTALERSGIRMNVCCRSGECSLCRIRLVSGTVFTARGVLSRYADELFNYIHSCKVYPISDLEVIL; encoded by the coding sequence ATGAGTGATCTTAAAACTCTTATTATAAGCCGTATGGAAAACGGAGCAAATATATTAAATGAATTGGCTGTTTCAAAAAGAATAGGGAAGGATATTACGGTTGACGCATCGGCTGTCGAGAAAAAAATCAATCAATATCATCCAAATATTATGAAACTCATAGTTTCTGAAACGGAAAATATCGGCAATTATGCAAAAAAAATCTGCTTTGTAAGCGAAACAGGTTTTTTACCGATTTTTGAAGCAGGGCAGTATATTAACCTCTTTGTTCAAATTGAAGGAGTAAGAACTTCAAGGCCTTACAGCCTTTCTTCTTCTCCGAAAGAGAAAAGCTATTTTGAAATTATTGTTGCAAGGCAGGAAAAAGGTTTTGTTTCCGATTATCTGATTAATAATGTAAAAGCAGGGGATAGGTTTGAAGCTAACGGCCCCGCAGGTGTATTTCATTTTAATCCGGTTTTTCATCATAAAAGACAGGTGTTTTTGGCCGGCGGAAGCGGTATAACCCCCTTTCTTTCGATGAGCAGGGAAATACTTCATGCCGGTTTGGATAGAGAAGTTTACCTTATCTACGGAACGCGGAATGAAGAGCTTGCTATAAATCATGAAGAGTTAACTCGTCTTTCTGCCGAATTTAAGAATTTCCATTATTCTTTGGTTGTGTCGAATGATCCCGAATGTAAAAAATACCGAACGGGTTTTATCGATGCCGAATGTATAAAGGCCCTTGTTCCGGATTATAAAAATGCTACCTATTATATTTGCGGCCCTGAAATTATGAATCAGTTTTGCAGCAAGGCTTTAACCGAAATAGGTATTTTGCCTAAACATATAAGGCGTGAAATGTTCGGTGCACGGCAGGATATTCAAAACGAACCGGGCTGGCCTGAAAACTTAAGCGGAAAAGAAACTTTTACGATAAAAGTCGGCGATAGGAAAATCCCTGCCTTATCCGGTGAAAGCGTTCTGACTGCTCTGGAAAGATCCGGTATAAGAATGAATGTATGCTGCCGAAGCGGTGAATGCAGTTTATGCAGAATCCGTTTGGTTTCCGGAACCGTTTTTACGGCTCGCGGAGTTTTAAGCCGATATGCGGATGAACTTTTTAATTATATCCATTCGTGTAAAGTTTATCCTATAAGCGACTTGGAAGTTATTTTGTAA
- a CDS encoding DUF5692 family protein — MFFFTGYTLKTVIGFVFLLVMLIGLNELTRRSKWISIIFYVALPIVFSIFVWPITTANGSSGATWFAWVKTYSALAGVIGFMLLRYVKKLETNKFMLTFPMLILVINILEAVYADIECYSMHGVVRGGLLMEGGPWNIINAIAGIFLCLSLSGWLKIKISNTKSRDMIWADQLWFWIIAYDLWNISYCYNCISNRSFYAGFTLIVSCTVAEFLFRKGAWLQHRAQTLAIFAMFSLTANYASYTDWFGITSTQAAAPKTVFAVAALIVNLAVFAYELYIISKTKRNPLKEEVFTDLKSYKAILAENKLN; from the coding sequence ATGTTTTTCTTTACAGGTTATACATTAAAAACTGTAATTGGATTTGTCTTTTTACTGGTCATGCTCATAGGGCTTAATGAATTGACAAGAAGGAGCAAATGGATTTCGATTATCTTTTATGTCGCTTTACCGATTGTTTTTTCTATCTTTGTTTGGCCTATCACGACTGCGAACGGAAGCTCAGGTGCAACATGGTTTGCATGGGTAAAAACTTATTCGGCCTTGGCAGGTGTAATAGGTTTTATGCTTTTACGCTATGTAAAGAAACTTGAAACAAACAAATTTATGCTTACCTTTCCCATGCTGATTTTGGTTATCAATATTTTGGAAGCTGTTTATGCGGATATTGAGTGCTATTCGATGCATGGGGTAGTACGCGGCGGCCTTTTGATGGAAGGAGGCCCTTGGAATATTATAAATGCAATTGCTGGTATATTTCTTTGCCTTTCTCTTTCAGGCTGGTTAAAAATAAAGATAAGCAATACGAAATCAAGGGATATGATTTGGGCTGATCAATTATGGTTTTGGATTATTGCATACGATTTATGGAATATTTCTTATTGCTATAACTGTATCTCAAACCGATCTTTTTATGCTGGATTTACATTGATAGTTTCATGCACGGTTGCGGAATTCTTGTTCAGAAAAGGTGCATGGCTTCAGCATAGAGCTCAAACCCTTGCTATCTTTGCAATGTTCTCGCTTACCGCTAATTATGCCTCATATACGGATTGGTTCGGCATTACCTCAACTCAGGCTGCCGCTCCGAAAACAGTATTTGCTGTTGCTGCTTTGATTGTAAACCTTGCCGTATTTGCTTACGAACTATACATTATAAGCAAAACAAAGCGTAATCCGCTTAAAGAAGAGGTTTTTACCGATTTAAAATCATACAAGGCAATTCTTGCAGAAAATAAATTGAACTAA